The stretch of DNA GGTCAAAAGAGGGAGATGTCATTGAGAATCTTCCAAAGGTACGTCAAGGACATATTAAGGCATGGGTTAATATTATGTATGGCTGTGATAAGTTCTGTACTTACTGTATTGTTCCATATACACGCGGTAAAGAGCGGAGCCGCAGACCAGAAGATATCATTCAAGAGGTAAGACAATTAGCAGCTCAAGGCTATAAAGAAATTACTCTTCTAGGTCAAAATGTGAATGCATATGGAAAAGACTTTGAAGATATGAAGTATGGTCTTGGCGATTTAATGGATGAGATTCGTAAGATTGATATCCCTCGAATTCGTTTTACTACGAGCCATCCACGTGATTTTGATGATCACCTTATTGAAGTATTAGCTAATGGCGGCAATCTCCTTGAGCATATTCACCTGCCAGTTCAATCAGGCTCTACTGAAGTTCTAAAAATCATGGCACGTAAATACACAAGAGAGCAATATTTAGAACTTGTTAGAAAAATCAAGGCTGCGATTCCAAATGCGTCATTTACAACAGATATTATTGTCGGCTATCCAAATGAAACAGAGGAACAATTCGAAGAAACGCTGTCACTATATCGTGAGGTAGGCTATGAATCAGCCTATACATTCATTTATTCTCCACGTGAGGGTACACCTGCAGCTAAAATGCAGGACAATGTTCCAATGGAAGTGAAGAAGGAACGATTACAGCGACTGAATGCTGTTGTTAATGAGCTTTCTGCTGAGGCAATGAAGAAGTATCAAGATAAAACCGTAGAAGTATTAGTAGAAGGTGAAAGTAAAAATAATCCTGAAGTGTTAGCGGGCTATACTAGAAAAAATAAGCTTGTAAACTTCATTGGACCGAAATCTGCAATTGGAAAGATTGTAAAAGTAAAAATTAATGATGCTAAAACATGGTCATTAAACGGAGAAATGATTGAAGAATTAGATGCTGTAGAGGTGGAGTAAGATGGCGAAGTATACAAAGGATGATATCGTTGCCCGTGCAAAGGAGCTTGCACAAATGATTGCTGAAACGGAAGAAGTAGATTTTTTTAAACGTGCTGAAGCTCAAATTCAAGAAAACGAAAAGGTTCGTTCAACTATTTCTAATATTAAGGGATTACAAAAGCAAGCTGTAAACCTTCAGCATTTTGGAAAACAAGAGGCATTAAAAAAGACAGAAGATAAAATTGATGCACTCCAAAATGAATTAGACGAAATTCCGGTTGTACAGGAATTTAAACAATCTCAAGTAGAAGTAAATGAATTGCTGCAATTAGTAGCATCTGCAATTTCGAACGCGGTAACAGATGAAATCATTACTTCAACGGGTGGAAACTTATTGAGTGGAGAAACTGGATCACACATAAAAAATAGCAGCTGTTCACATCATTAAAAGAATGATTAATAAAAGAACCCTGGGACTGATTTTCAGTCCCAGGGTTCTTTTGATATATAAAAAAGGAGGTAATGTGGCCTTGGTTTGGGTTGTGGAGGCCATATTTTATATCTAATTTTATTATATTTAAAAGTGGCCGAGCTGTATCCGCATTTGATTTAGGACAAACACATATTTTTAAGAACTGTTTAATAAGTTGAACCCCTTTCTAAAATGTGACATAGGATAGTAGCCTAACAGACCGGAACAATTGCCCTGAAAATGCATATCATGAAATATGCCTATACTTTTACCTAACATTCATCAAGAATTATCGCACACTAGTCTAATATCCCGCATAGGATGAAATGAAAATGAATGAGGAGGTTCGCTCGCAATGGGAGAATACAGAGAGATTATAACCAAAGCGGTCGTAGCGAAAGGACGGAAATTTACGCAGTCCAATCATACGATTTGCCCTAAACACAATCCTTCAAGCATTCTTGGCTGCTGGATAATAAACCATAAATACGAGGCGAAAAAGGTCGGGAAAACAGTCGAAGTTTGCGGCACTTATGACATTAACGTTTGGTATTCCTTTGACAATAACACAAGAACAGAAGTTGTTACTGAACGTCTTGAATATAAAGATGTCATTAAACTAAAATACCGTGACCCAGATTGTTTAGATGATCATGAAGTAATCGCACGGGTATTACAACAGCCGAACTGCTCTGAATGTGTCATTTCCCCTAACGGAAATAAAATCATCGTTCATGTAGAGAGAGAATTCCTCGTTGAAGTCATCGGAGAAACAAAGGTATGTGTATCTGTTCATCATGGAAAATGCGATTGTGATGATGAGGATGATGAGTGGGGATCAGAAGTCGATGATGAGGAATTTGAAGAGTTGGATCCGTATTTCTTAGTAGGAGACGAAGAGGAATAGAAAAACTAGGAGGTTTTGCTTCCTAGTTTTTTTCTTTTTTTACAATTGGACTTTTTATTTTAAAATTTCTGAATTTATTATATAATAATGGGATAATTATTAGGAGGTTTTTTAATGGACAATTATTTGCTATTTGTCTTTATGTCTATTCTGCTTATAATTCTACCAGGACCCGATACAGCGATCATTACAAAGAACACGATATCGAATCGAAAAGCAGCAGGTATGAAAACAACTTTTGGCACACTTACAGCACTCCTAATTCATACTCTCGCTGCCGTGTTTGGTCTATCTGCACTTATTTTAAAATCAGCTTTTCTTTTTTCAATATTAAAATATGTAGGAGCCATTTATTTAATTTTTCTAGGATGTAAATCGATAATAATTTTAATGAAAAAACAAAATCATGCTTCTGATGCAAATGATCATCAAAGAAAATATGAGAATAAATCTTTTTTTCGTCAAGGATTTCTAACAAATCTACTCAATCCAAAGGTGGCCGTGTTTTTTCTTACCTTTTTGCCACAATTCGCTGGGAAAGGCGATAATGCTCTTTTAGAATTTTTAGCTTTAGGCTTAACTTATACGGTATTAACTTTATTTTGGTTCCTTATTTATATTTATTTAATTAACTTAATAAGTGAATTTATGAAAAAGCCTTCAACAATAAGAGTTGTCGAAGGGTTAACAGGAGGGGTACTCATCCTATTTGGAATTAAATTAGCTTTTGAACAAAATTAATATTGTCTATTTCTTTTTATGCTAAAATGAAAAATGGAAAAAAAGATACTTAAAAGGGTGAGAAAAATGTTTAAACGAGTAGCGGCAGATGTATTAGGTCTTAGTGATATCGGAAGTGTAATCAATCCATCTGATTATGATAAAGTGGATGCCGATGATTATGTACTTCACGAGGATAATGAAAAAATTTACTTTCTGATCAAATCGAAAACAGACGAATATTGCTTTACAAATAAAGCCTTAATTCATTTAGATGGTACAAGTGCCATAAGTAAAAAGCGAACTTTAAAAAGGCTTAGCTATAAGGAACACTCTATTTCAAATGTTACCCTTGAAACAGCTGGTACAGTTGATCTGGATGTTGAGATTAAGTTTGTGATGGGCTCTGAGCATTATTCAATTGATGTACACAAGAAGCATATAGAGGAGTTAAAAGATTTATACAAAGCACTAATTAGAATATCTGAAATTTGTCATGAAAACGAAGTATCAATGGGATATGCTGAGAAGAGCTTAAATCTTACATCTAATACTTTCAGTCGCTCTGCGATACCTCAAGATCATAATCTAGTTGATAATTTTAGAATAATAAATGAAACGGCATTCAATTGGCTTATGAATAGCAGAAAAAAATATTGCGTCAAAGACTTTGGATTTGTTTTTGAGAAATATATTAATAATTAATGAGAGAAAGCAGTTATCTATCATAATGGATACTGCTTTTTTATATTTAGTTTGATAATTAGAACAAAAGGGGTGCTTCAGATTCATATCCAGTAAAACCTCACAACATGTCCTGTACTTTGGGAAACCTCCACTGATGGAAGATTCACTTTATCGCAGATTAACGGGCAGTAAGACCTCCACTACAAGGTTGCGAGAGAATCAAAGAAATCTAAGTGGGGGATCAACTGCCCGTAAAGGCCCGATTGGTTCAACTAACCATCAGTGGGGGATGAAAGAAAACCCCCACTGATGGAAGATTCACTTTATGATATAATAGGTCTATACATTTTCAATTACGCGATTGAAAAAAGCGCATTATGATATCAACAGATATTTGGAGGGTACTATGGCAGCTTATACGCCAATGATACAGCAATATTTACGAGTAAAGGCAGAGTATGAGGATGCCTTTTTATTTTTTCGTCTCGGTGATTTTTATGAGATGTTTTTTGACGATGCTATCAAAGCATCACAGGAATTAGAGATTACATTAACAAGCAGGGAGGGCGGCACGGAGGAACGCATTCCAATGTGTGGTGTGCCTTATCATGCTGCTCCAAATTATATCGAACAATTAGTAGAACGCGGGTATAAAGTAGCGATTTGTGAGCAAACAGAAGATCCGAAGCAAGCGAAGGGTGTAGTAAGGAGAGAAGTCGTTCAGCTGATTACACCAGGAACGATGATGGAAGGCAAAGTCCTGCATGATAAAGAAAACAACTATATAGCTTCCATTACACATTTTGAAGATGACACATTTGGCTTTGCCTATAATGATCTTTCTACAGGTGAAACAAAGGTTTCTCTGCTAAGCTCAGGATTTGATGAAGTATTAAATGAGCTTTCTGTTTCTGGGGCAAAGGAATTAGTAGTTGAATCCAGCTTTAACGAGGAATGGAAGCGAAAAATAAAAGAGCGTTCTGTCATGACTTTTTCATTTGAAGATGATTGCAGCCCTATGGACCAATATCATCATTTACTTGAAGAAGTGAATCAAGACAAGCTACGTCAAACCATTGCAAGACTATTTAACTATTTATATCGTACGCAAAAAAGAAGCTTAGACCATTTGCAAAAAGGAACAATCTATCAACCTCATCATTACCTTAAAATTGACTATTTTTCAAAGCGGAATTTAGAACTGACTGAAACGATTCGTTCCAAGGGGAAAAAAGGGTCATTGCTATGGCTGCTAGATGAAACGCAAACCGCAATGGGAGGAAGATTATTAAAGCAGTGGGTCGATAGGCCGCTTGTGAATGAAGACGAAATTATTAGCCGCCAGAAGCTTGTTGAAACCTTTATTAACGCTTATTTTGAACGGGAAGAGCTTAGAGAAAAATTAAAGGAAGTGTACGACCTTGAACGATTAGCAGGGAGAGTTGCGTTCGGAAATGTTAATGCACGCGATTTAGTCCAGCTTAGACGTTCATTACTTCAGATTCCTGAATTAAAGGACCTGCTTAAAAATCTATCAAGTGCCGAAGCTGAAACTCTTTCTGAACGTCTTGATCCATGTGAAGAAATTGTCGATCTTTTAGAAAGCGCGATAATGGATAACCCGCCATTATCCATAAAAGATGGCAATATGATAAAGGATGGGTATCATGAGGAGCTAGATAAGTATCGTGATGCTACCCGGAACGGGAAAACGTGGATTGCATTACTGGAGAAGCAAGAACGTGAAAAAACAGGAATTAAATCGCTAAAAGTAGGCTATAATCGAGTATTTGGCTATTATATAGAAGTTACGAAAGCGAATCTTCACCTATTACAGGAAGGCCAGTACGAAAGAAAACAGACACTAACTAATGCCGAAAGATTCGTCACACCAGAATTAAAGGAAAAAGAGGCACTCATTCTTCAGGCTGAGGAAAAAAGCATCGAGCTTGAATATGAGCTTTTTACAGCTGTTCGTGAACACGTAAAAGAATTTATTCCACGCCTTCAATCTTTAGCAAAATCAGTTAGTGCACTAGATGTTCTACAATGCTTTGCAACGGTAAGCGAGAAGAGACATTATGTAAAACCTGTCTTTTCAAAGGAACACCGGATAATGATAAAAGACGGCCGTCATCCCGTAGTGGAAAAGGTTATGAATGCACAAGAATATGTTCCAAATGATTGTTATATGGATGCCGAGAGAGAAGTGCTCTTAATTACAGGGCCGAATATGTCAGGTAAAAGTACGTATATGAGGCAAATTGCCTTAACGGCTATCCTTGCGCAAATTGGCTGCTATGTGCCGGCATCAGAAGCTGTACTGCCAATTTTTGATCAGGTTTTTACTAGAATCGGGGCAGCAGATGATTTAATTTCTGGACAAAGTACGTTTATGGTAGAAATGCTGGAAGCAAAAAACGCCATTGTAAATGCGACTCAGAATAGTCTCATTCTATTTGATGAAATCGGGCGTGGAACATCTACATATGATGGGATGTCCCTAGCTCAGGCGATTATTGAATACATCCATCATCGAATTGGTGCGAAAACATTATTTTCAACCCATTATCATGAACTAACAGTTTTAGAAGAAGAACTTACAAGAGTGAAAAATGTGCATGTAAGTGCAATTGAACAAAACGGAAAAGTGGTATTCCTTCATAAAATAAAAGAAGGAGCAGCTGATAAAAGTTACGGGATTCATGTCGCACAGCTCGCTGAATTACCAGAGGAACTAATAAATAGGGCGAATGAAATTTTAACTAGATTTGAGCAACAGGATGAACAAATTAATTCTGTGAAAGAAAAGGAATTTTCTAACGCAGCTAAGTCAAATACTCAGCTTTCTTTCTTTGAAGATCAAAGTGAGGTGAAGGAATCTGCCTTTTCCTCTAAAGAAAAAAGCGTCATAAGTAAAGTGAAAACACTTGATATTTTAGAAATGACACCAATGCAGGCATTAAATACTTTATATGAGCTTCACAAAAAATTAAAAGGTTAGTTTAATGAGAAAAATTCACAATGAGTGAGGAGGTGTTGGCAAATGGGAAAAATAATTCAGCTTGATGATGCACTTTCCAATAAAATTGCTGCTGGAGAAGTAGTGGAGAGACCTGCATCCGTTGTAAAAGAGCTCATGGAGAATTCGATTGATGCAGGCAGTACAATCATTGAAGTCGAAACGGAAGAAGCAGGTCTTACGAAAATACGCATCATAGATAATGGAGATGGAATTGAAGAGGAAGATGTGTTAACAGCCTTACAGCGCCATGCCACAAGTAAAATCAAAGATGAAAATGATCTTTTTCGAATTAGGACTCTCGGATTTCGTGGAGAGGCTTTGCCAAGTATAGCTTCTGTTTCAAGAATCGAAATGAGAACCTCTACAGGAGACATTGGAACTCGTGTAATTGTGGAAGGCGGCAAGGTGAATACGGTTGAAAAGGCACCAGGCAGAAAAGGGACAGATATTGCAGTTACTGATCTTTTCTTTAATACACCTGCCAGATTGAAATATATGAAAACCATTCATACTGAGCTTGGCAATATAACAGATGTCGTTAATCGGCTTGCCCTTGCTCACCCTAAGGTTTCGATTCGTCTCACTCATAATGGAAGAAATCTCCTTCATACGAACGGAAATGGAGATGTCAGGCAAGTATTAGCGGCGATATATGGAATGAATGTTGTAAAAAAAATGGTCCGCATTGAAGGGAGTTCTCTTGATTTTCGTATTAATGGATATGCAGTTTTACCAGAAGTAACGAGAGCATCTAGGAATTATATCTCCACAATGATTAACGGCCGATTCATTAAAAATTACGCTCTTGCCAAAGCAATCCAGGAAGGCTATCATACACTATTGCCAATAGGCAGATATCCAATTGTGCTCTTAAATATTGATATGGACCCAATACTAGTTGATGTAAATGTCCATCCTTCTAAAATGGAGGTTCGTTTAAGTAAAGAGCAGGAATTGAATGAGCTTGTTACTGATACAATTAAAGCAGCATTTAAATCACAAGAATTAATTCCGACCGGCTTTACCCAGCCAAAAGCTATTCAGCCAAAACAGGAACAAACATCATTAGAGCTTGATCATATTCCAGAGAAAATGAAAATCTTGGATGAAAGCTTAGAGCAAGACCAAATTACTTCTTTTGTTCGTGAAAATAGAATTCCAACAGTGCCGAATAAGACCGATTTTTCTTCTCAAGTAATAGAAAAACAACTAGAACAAGTTGAAAGAGATTTACCTTATACAAAAATCGTTGAAACTAGCGACTCAAGTTTCAATGATTCATACATGGAACAAGAGGATCATGTACATTTATCACGTGTACCTCCATTGTATCCAATCGGGCAAATGCATGGAACGTATATAATGGCGCAAAATGAAAAAGGTCTATATATCATTGATCAACATGCGGCACAGGAACGAATAAAATATGAATTTTTTAAAGAAAAGGTCGGCAAAGTGGCAAGCGAGCTGCAGGAAATGCTTATTCCTCTTACCTTCGAATATTCAACTGATGATTATATTAAGATTAACGAATATAAAGATGAATTAGAGAAGGTCGGTGTTTTCCTTGAGCCATTCGGCCATAACAGCTTTATAATCCGTTCACATCCACAATGGCTTCCAAAAGGTGAGGAACAGGTCATTATTGAGGATATGATCGAACAGCTGCTATTAATGAAAAGGGTAGATAT from Cytobacillus dafuensis encodes:
- a CDS encoding PH domain-containing protein, producing MFKRVAADVLGLSDIGSVINPSDYDKVDADDYVLHEDNEKIYFLIKSKTDEYCFTNKALIHLDGTSAISKKRTLKRLSYKEHSISNVTLETAGTVDLDVEIKFVMGSEHYSIDVHKKHIEELKDLYKALIRISEICHENEVSMGYAEKSLNLTSNTFSRSAIPQDHNLVDNFRIINETAFNWLMNSRKKYCVKDFGFVFEKYINN
- a CDS encoding LysE family translocator, encoding MDNYLLFVFMSILLIILPGPDTAIITKNTISNRKAAGMKTTFGTLTALLIHTLAAVFGLSALILKSAFLFSILKYVGAIYLIFLGCKSIIILMKKQNHASDANDHQRKYENKSFFRQGFLTNLLNPKVAVFFLTFLPQFAGKGDNALLEFLALGLTYTVLTLFWFLIYIYLINLISEFMKKPSTIRVVEGLTGGVLILFGIKLAFEQN
- the mutL gene encoding DNA mismatch repair endonuclease MutL, with the translated sequence MGKIIQLDDALSNKIAAGEVVERPASVVKELMENSIDAGSTIIEVETEEAGLTKIRIIDNGDGIEEEDVLTALQRHATSKIKDENDLFRIRTLGFRGEALPSIASVSRIEMRTSTGDIGTRVIVEGGKVNTVEKAPGRKGTDIAVTDLFFNTPARLKYMKTIHTELGNITDVVNRLALAHPKVSIRLTHNGRNLLHTNGNGDVRQVLAAIYGMNVVKKMVRIEGSSLDFRINGYAVLPEVTRASRNYISTMINGRFIKNYALAKAIQEGYHTLLPIGRYPIVLLNIDMDPILVDVNVHPSKMEVRLSKEQELNELVTDTIKAAFKSQELIPTGFTQPKAIQPKQEQTSLELDHIPEKMKILDESLEQDQITSFVRENRIPTVPNKTDFSSQVIEKQLEQVERDLPYTKIVETSDSSFNDSYMEQEDHVHLSRVPPLYPIGQMHGTYIMAQNEKGLYIIDQHAAQERIKYEFFKEKVGKVASELQEMLIPLTFEYSTDDYIKINEYKDELEKVGVFLEPFGHNSFIIRSHPQWLPKGEEQVIIEDMIEQLLLMKRVDIKKLREEAAIMMSCKASIKANRHLRNDEIQSLIDELRQTSDPFTCPHGRPIIIQFTTYEMEKMFKRVM
- a CDS encoding RicAFT regulatory complex protein RicA family protein, with the protein product MAKYTKDDIVARAKELAQMIAETEEVDFFKRAEAQIQENEKVRSTISNIKGLQKQAVNLQHFGKQEALKKTEDKIDALQNELDEIPVVQEFKQSQVEVNELLQLVASAISNAVTDEIITSTGGNLLSGETGSHIKNSSCSHH
- the mutS gene encoding DNA mismatch repair protein MutS, whose protein sequence is MAAYTPMIQQYLRVKAEYEDAFLFFRLGDFYEMFFDDAIKASQELEITLTSREGGTEERIPMCGVPYHAAPNYIEQLVERGYKVAICEQTEDPKQAKGVVRREVVQLITPGTMMEGKVLHDKENNYIASITHFEDDTFGFAYNDLSTGETKVSLLSSGFDEVLNELSVSGAKELVVESSFNEEWKRKIKERSVMTFSFEDDCSPMDQYHHLLEEVNQDKLRQTIARLFNYLYRTQKRSLDHLQKGTIYQPHHYLKIDYFSKRNLELTETIRSKGKKGSLLWLLDETQTAMGGRLLKQWVDRPLVNEDEIISRQKLVETFINAYFEREELREKLKEVYDLERLAGRVAFGNVNARDLVQLRRSLLQIPELKDLLKNLSSAEAETLSERLDPCEEIVDLLESAIMDNPPLSIKDGNMIKDGYHEELDKYRDATRNGKTWIALLEKQEREKTGIKSLKVGYNRVFGYYIEVTKANLHLLQEGQYERKQTLTNAERFVTPELKEKEALILQAEEKSIELEYELFTAVREHVKEFIPRLQSLAKSVSALDVLQCFATVSEKRHYVKPVFSKEHRIMIKDGRHPVVEKVMNAQEYVPNDCYMDAEREVLLITGPNMSGKSTYMRQIALTAILAQIGCYVPASEAVLPIFDQVFTRIGAADDLISGQSTFMVEMLEAKNAIVNATQNSLILFDEIGRGTSTYDGMSLAQAIIEYIHHRIGAKTLFSTHYHELTVLEEELTRVKNVHVSAIEQNGKVVFLHKIKEGAADKSYGIHVAQLAELPEELINRANEILTRFEQQDEQINSVKEKEFSNAAKSNTQLSFFEDQSEVKESAFSSKEKSVISKVKTLDILEMTPMQALNTLYELHKKLKG
- the miaB gene encoding tRNA (N6-isopentenyl adenosine(37)-C2)-methylthiotransferase MiaB, giving the protein MNEKQRIEGQQVTTANPSDKKSEKDYSKYFEAVYTPPSLKEAKKRGKEEVKYQNDFNIPEEFRGMGNNRKFYIRTYGCQMNEHDTEVMAGIFLALGYEPTDTVEDANVILLNTCAIRENAENKVFGELGHLKHLKRERPDLLLGVCGCMSQEESVVNKILKTYTQVDMIFGTHNIHRLPNILHEAYMSKEIVVEVWSKEGDVIENLPKVRQGHIKAWVNIMYGCDKFCTYCIVPYTRGKERSRRPEDIIQEVRQLAAQGYKEITLLGQNVNAYGKDFEDMKYGLGDLMDEIRKIDIPRIRFTTSHPRDFDDHLIEVLANGGNLLEHIHLPVQSGSTEVLKIMARKYTREQYLELVRKIKAAIPNASFTTDIIVGYPNETEEQFEETLSLYREVGYESAYTFIYSPREGTPAAKMQDNVPMEVKKERLQRLNAVVNELSAEAMKKYQDKTVEVLVEGESKNNPEVLAGYTRKNKLVNFIGPKSAIGKIVKVKINDAKTWSLNGEMIEELDAVEVE
- a CDS encoding outer spore coat protein CotE; amino-acid sequence: MGEYREIITKAVVAKGRKFTQSNHTICPKHNPSSILGCWIINHKYEAKKVGKTVEVCGTYDINVWYSFDNNTRTEVVTERLEYKDVIKLKYRDPDCLDDHEVIARVLQQPNCSECVISPNGNKIIVHVEREFLVEVIGETKVCVSVHHGKCDCDDEDDEWGSEVDDEEFEELDPYFLVGDEEE